Proteins from one Terriglobus tenax genomic window:
- the prfB gene encoding peptide chain release factor 2 (programmed frameshift) produces the protein MLADLEFAYSPVREKVRDLREYLDAARLRRELSDIEEKVADPSVWADAAKSQPLMRERKRLEGLLADDEALARRAGDIEAYFELAKEGGEEESLLADLKREIDDLTTFAEKLETKTLLGGETDPLNAIVTVHPGAGGTESQDWAEMLMRMYLRWAEREGFKTEINEIQDGDEAGIKSATFTITGEYAFGLLSGETGVHRLVRISPFDSAKRRHTSFASVFVSPEIDDSIVIDIKPDELRIDTYRSGGKGGQHVNTTDSAVRITHLPTGIVAGCQNERSQHKNKEKAMKMLRSRLYEFELEKKRATAKKLEDSKLDINFGSQIRNYVLQPYRIAKDLRTRVETGAVDDVLDGDLELFIRGYLKMRREGGTPLPIEDDDDL, from the exons ATGCTTGCTGATCTGGAATTTGCTTACTCCCCGGTGCGTGAGAAGGTACGCGACCTGCGGGAGTATCTT GACGCTGCTCGTCTGCGGCGCGAACTCTCTGACATTGAAGAAAAAGTAGCGGATCCGTCGGTGTGGGCCGATGCTGCCAAGTCGCAGCCGTTGATGCGGGAGCGGAAACGGCTGGAAGGTCTGTTGGCCGACGATGAAGCATTGGCGCGGCGCGCCGGCGACATTGAAGCCTACTTCGAACTTGCCAAGGAAGGCGGCGAGGAAGAATCCTTGCTGGCCGACCTGAAGCGCGAAATCGATGATCTGACCACCTTTGCCGAGAAGCTGGAAACCAAGACGCTGCTGGGCGGTGAGACCGATCCGCTGAACGCCATTGTTACCGTTCACCCCGGCGCTGGCGGCACTGAAAGCCAGGACTGGGCCGAGATGCTGATGCGCATGTACCTGCGCTGGGCCGAGCGTGAGGGCTTCAAGACCGAGATCAACGAAATTCAGGATGGCGACGAGGCGGGCATCAAGTCGGCCACCTTCACCATCACCGGCGAGTACGCCTTTGGTCTGCTGAGCGGCGAAACCGGCGTGCATCGCCTGGTGCGTATTTCTCCGTTCGATTCGGCCAAACGCCGGCATACCTCGTTTGCCAGCGTCTTCGTTTCTCCGGAGATCGATGACTCAATTGTGATCGACATCAAACCGGATGAGCTTCGCATTGACACCTACCGCTCCGGCGGAAAGGGCGGTCAGCACGTCAATACAACGGACTCGGCCGTGCGCATCACCCACCTTCCGACGGGAATCGTTGCCGGCTGTCAGAACGAACGGTCGCAGCATAAGAACAAAGAGAAGGCGATGAAGATGCTGCGGTCTCGCCTGTACGAGTTTGAGCTTGAAAAGAAGCGGGCGACGGCGAAGAAGCTGGAAGACTCGAAGCTGGACATCAACTTCGGTTCGCAGATTCGCAATTACGTGCTGCAGCCCTATCGCATTGCCAAGGACCTTCGTACGCGCGTGGAGACTGGCGCCGTGGACGATGTGCTGGATGGAGACCTGGAGCTATTCATTCGCGGGTACCTGAAGATGCGGCGTGAGGGCGGAACTCCGCTGCCGATTGAGGATGATGACGATTTGTAG
- a CDS encoding DinB family protein — MTTVNADQDLRKQLQALLKGGQAHATFDDAVAAFPVDRRGVVPEGLPYSAWQLLEHLRITQRDILDFSDNADGHYQELDWPAGYWPAEKEPPTETAWDESIAAIEADMAKFRKLVETGDLHTPFPWGSGQNLLREVLLIADHDAYHVGELVLLRRLLGIWK; from the coding sequence ATGACGACTGTGAATGCGGATCAGGATCTTCGAAAACAGCTTCAGGCGCTGCTGAAGGGCGGGCAGGCGCATGCGACTTTTGATGACGCGGTAGCGGCCTTTCCTGTGGACAGGCGTGGTGTGGTCCCTGAGGGGCTGCCGTACTCTGCCTGGCAGTTGCTGGAACATCTGCGGATTACGCAGCGCGACATTCTGGACTTCAGCGACAATGCTGACGGCCATTACCAGGAACTGGATTGGCCAGCAGGCTACTGGCCGGCGGAGAAAGAGCCTCCGACGGAGACGGCGTGGGATGAGTCGATTGCCGCGATTGAAGCGGATATGGCGAAGTTCCGTAAGCTGGTGGAGACCGGCGACCTGCATACGCCGTTTCCCTGGGGCAGTGGGCAGAACCTGCTGCGCGAGGTCTTGCTGATTGCTGACCATGACGCGTATCACGTGGGCGAGCTGGTGTTATTGCGGCGATTGCTTGGAATCTGGAAGTAG
- a CDS encoding CoA-binding protein, which produces MNEPEVLRAMLSAKKVAVIGVSDNPAKPSNYVSRYLQQAGCRVLPVNPTLETVLGEKSYPSLTELVAAEGKPELVDVFRLPNAIPAIVDEMLALGLENLWVQQGIVNLDAAQKAEQGGIRVVMDHCLMVEHRRGM; this is translated from the coding sequence ATGAACGAGCCCGAAGTATTGCGTGCCATGCTGTCGGCGAAGAAGGTTGCCGTCATTGGCGTGAGCGACAACCCGGCCAAGCCGAGCAATTATGTCTCGCGCTACCTGCAGCAGGCAGGGTGTCGAGTCCTCCCGGTGAATCCAACGCTTGAGACGGTGCTGGGAGAGAAAAGCTATCCCAGCCTGACGGAGCTGGTAGCCGCTGAAGGCAAGCCCGAACTGGTGGATGTCTTCCGGCTACCCAATGCGATTCCAGCCATCGTGGACGAGATGCTGGCGCTGGGATTGGAGAATCTGTGGGTACAGCAGGGCATCGTGAATCTGGACGCGGCGCAGAAGGCCGAGCAGGGCGGAATACGGGTGGTGATGGACCACTGCCTGATGGTGGAGCATCGCCGCGGTATGTAA
- a CDS encoding protein-disulfide reductase DsbD family protein, whose protein sequence is MKWLSRFLVLWAVVCASGYAQIEPVGDGKTPGPLKAQHLTVELVAQRPYVYPNGEFNAGLVFTLEEGWHVYWLNAGDSGESPHAKWTLPAGITATDLKFPVPGRLPLGPLMDFGYEEGVTFPFTFKTADKLKPGKAHVEAKVDWLVCAQVCLPGKAILGMDLNVLPAKPADEKQEEPVGAIGSALKSLPVPLPQGSKVTVNATPAELIVTLHTPDKGEVWQFYPFDQEQIKNAAEQRVEEFPGGVRLHLAKAEELTKNPAELHGLIKLDDGWGYEFRAPVSTAVAEAIPVEGAAGGSTNATLLGFLGLAFVGGVVLNLMPCVFPVLFLKALALVQSAGEERKRLRAHGLAYTAGIVASFWAIVAVLLLLRAGGSQLGWGFQLQSPGFVAVLAGFLFFFGLSLAGMFELGLSLTSVGGGLAQKQGMTGSFFTGVLATVVATPCTAPLMGAAIGFALAQPAWVTFSIFTAVALGLAAPYMVLSLQPAWTKILPKPGMWMETLKQFTSVFLFFTVIWLVWVFGRLFGEDAMDRSARLLVALLLIAIAGWALKRWQGKWIGVAIAVLLIVGGLAIPLTGQKAAEEEKARWAPWSEAAVQQAHAEGKAVFVDYTAAWCLSCQVNERVALNSDEVQARFKKGNVVLLKADWTKYDPAITAALRAVGRSGVPTYVIYPAGGSAKPDVLPELLSKSIVIDALDKDLK, encoded by the coding sequence ATGAAATGGCTCAGCCGGTTCCTCGTTCTGTGGGCGGTAGTGTGCGCGTCTGGATACGCGCAGATTGAGCCCGTGGGCGATGGTAAGACCCCCGGGCCGTTGAAGGCGCAGCATCTGACTGTGGAACTGGTGGCCCAGCGTCCCTATGTTTACCCGAACGGCGAGTTCAACGCCGGACTGGTCTTCACGCTGGAAGAAGGATGGCACGTCTACTGGCTGAACGCCGGAGACTCCGGTGAGTCGCCGCACGCCAAGTGGACACTGCCCGCCGGCATCACTGCTACCGATCTGAAGTTTCCGGTTCCGGGGCGCCTCCCGCTCGGTCCGCTGATGGATTTTGGGTACGAGGAGGGTGTGACCTTCCCCTTTACCTTCAAGACCGCCGATAAGCTGAAGCCGGGCAAGGCACATGTTGAAGCCAAGGTGGACTGGCTGGTCTGCGCGCAGGTCTGCCTGCCGGGTAAGGCCATCCTGGGGATGGACCTGAACGTTCTGCCGGCGAAGCCTGCGGATGAGAAGCAGGAGGAGCCTGTCGGCGCGATCGGCTCGGCCCTGAAGAGCCTGCCAGTTCCGCTGCCGCAGGGATCGAAGGTTACCGTCAATGCCACGCCGGCAGAGTTGATTGTGACGCTGCACACGCCGGACAAGGGCGAGGTGTGGCAGTTCTATCCCTTTGACCAGGAACAGATCAAGAACGCGGCTGAACAGCGCGTGGAAGAGTTCCCCGGCGGCGTACGGCTGCACCTTGCCAAGGCCGAGGAACTGACGAAGAATCCTGCCGAATTGCATGGACTGATCAAGCTGGATGACGGCTGGGGTTATGAGTTCCGCGCTCCGGTCAGTACGGCCGTGGCCGAGGCGATCCCGGTCGAAGGCGCGGCTGGCGGCAGTACGAACGCGACACTGCTGGGCTTCCTGGGACTGGCATTTGTAGGCGGCGTGGTGCTGAACCTGATGCCGTGCGTCTTCCCGGTGCTGTTTCTGAAGGCGCTGGCCCTGGTGCAGAGCGCGGGCGAGGAGCGGAAGCGTCTGCGGGCGCATGGACTGGCCTACACGGCTGGGATTGTGGCCTCTTTTTGGGCGATTGTCGCGGTGCTGCTGCTGCTGCGCGCGGGCGGAAGCCAGCTCGGCTGGGGATTCCAGTTGCAGTCGCCGGGGTTTGTGGCGGTGCTGGCGGGCTTCCTGTTCTTCTTCGGGCTGTCGCTGGCTGGCATGTTTGAGCTTGGCCTTTCGCTGACGAGCGTGGGCGGCGGCCTGGCGCAGAAGCAGGGCATGACGGGCAGTTTCTTTACCGGTGTGCTGGCGACGGTGGTGGCCACTCCGTGCACGGCTCCGCTGATGGGTGCGGCAATTGGATTTGCGCTGGCGCAGCCGGCCTGGGTGACCTTCTCCATCTTTACGGCGGTGGCGCTTGGGCTGGCGGCCCCGTACATGGTGCTGAGCCTGCAGCCGGCGTGGACGAAGATATTGCCGAAGCCTGGCATGTGGATGGAGACGCTGAAGCAGTTCACCTCGGTGTTTCTATTCTTCACCGTGATCTGGCTGGTATGGGTCTTTGGCCGGTTGTTTGGCGAAGATGCGATGGATCGCTCGGCACGGCTGCTGGTTGCTCTGCTGCTGATTGCCATTGCTGGATGGGCGCTGAAGCGCTGGCAGGGCAAGTGGATCGGCGTGGCCATTGCGGTGCTGCTGATTGTGGGCGGGTTGGCGATTCCGCTCACCGGACAGAAGGCAGCCGAAGAAGAGAAGGCGCGCTGGGCTCCGTGGAGCGAGGCGGCTGTACAGCAGGCGCATGCAGAAGGGAAAGCGGTGTTTGTGGACTACACCGCGGCCTGGTGCCTGAGCTGCCAGGTGAACGAGCGCGTCGCGCTGAACTCAGACGAAGTGCAGGCGCGTTTCAAAAAAGGCAATGTGGTCTTGCTGAAGGCAGACTGGACGAAGTACGATCCTGCCATTACGGCCGCGCTGCGGGCGGTGGGCCGCAGTGGAGTTCCGACGTACGTGATCTACCCGGCGGGCGGATCGGCGAAGCCCGATGTACTGCCGGAGCTGCTGAGCAAGAGCATTGTGATCGACGCCTTGGACAAGGACCTGAAATGA
- a CDS encoding YybH family protein gives MTADEQAIRQVVADWITFTQEERIDELADLMTEDMLFLTVKHPPMTKAEFVAGHRSMKGTVKIECQSEIHEVRVEGNFGWLWQELSVKFAMGDKEPVSMKGKTMGIYRKGEDGKWRLMRDANMMP, from the coding sequence ATGACCGCTGACGAACAGGCAATCCGGCAGGTTGTTGCCGACTGGATCACCTTCACGCAGGAAGAACGCATCGACGAGCTTGCCGATCTGATGACGGAAGACATGCTCTTCCTGACGGTGAAGCATCCGCCGATGACGAAGGCCGAGTTTGTGGCCGGTCACCGCAGTATGAAAGGGACCGTGAAGATCGAATGCCAGTCGGAAATCCATGAAGTTCGCGTGGAAGGGAACTTCGGTTGGTTGTGGCAAGAGCTTTCGGTAAAGTTCGCGATGGGCGATAAGGAGCCAGTGTCGATGAAGGGCAAGACCATGGGCATCTACCGCAAGGGCGAGGACGGCAAGTGGCGCCTGATGCGTGACGCGAACATGATGCCTTGA
- a CDS encoding SDR family NAD(P)-dependent oxidoreductase, which translates to MRLTNKVAIITGSSSGIGQDIAIRLAAEGAAVVVNYSGNAKGAEETKTVIEKAGGRAIVVQADISKVAETQRLVDATYAQLGSCDILVNNAGMEKSADFWEVTEEDYDKVLDVNLKGVFFATQAFVRRLRDEKRPGRIINISSVHEDMAFPHFSTYCASKGGVRMLTRNLAVELGPLGITINNIAPGAISTPINKSLLEDKPKLNALLKNIPLNRLGTTEDVAALAAFLASDDAAYITGSTYVVDGGLMVNYHEQ; encoded by the coding sequence ATGCGTCTCACGAACAAAGTTGCCATCATCACCGGCTCGTCTTCCGGCATTGGTCAGGACATCGCTATCCGCCTCGCCGCAGAAGGTGCAGCCGTCGTCGTCAACTACAGCGGCAATGCCAAGGGTGCGGAGGAGACGAAGACCGTGATCGAGAAGGCCGGAGGCCGCGCGATTGTTGTCCAGGCCGACATCTCTAAGGTTGCCGAGACCCAGCGCCTGGTCGATGCAACTTACGCCCAGCTAGGCTCCTGCGACATCCTGGTCAACAACGCCGGTATGGAAAAAAGCGCCGATTTCTGGGAGGTGACCGAGGAAGACTATGACAAGGTCCTCGACGTCAACCTGAAGGGCGTCTTCTTCGCGACACAGGCCTTTGTGCGACGCCTGCGCGATGAAAAGAGACCCGGCCGCATCATCAATATCTCCTCCGTGCACGAGGACATGGCCTTCCCGCACTTCTCCACCTACTGCGCCAGCAAAGGCGGCGTGCGCATGCTCACGCGCAACCTGGCCGTGGAGCTGGGTCCTCTTGGTATCACCATCAACAACATCGCGCCGGGAGCGATCAGTACGCCGATCAACAAATCTCTTCTTGAAGACAAGCCAAAGCTCAACGCCCTGCTCAAGAACATCCCGCTCAACCGGCTTGGAACGACCGAGGATGTTGCGGCGCTGGCTGCGTTCCTTGCCTCCGACGATGCAGCCTACATCACCGGCAGTACCTACGTGGTGGACGGCGGCCTGATGGTGAACTACCACGAGCAATAA
- the tadA gene encoding tRNA adenosine(34) deaminase TadA, with translation MPDDLEFMNAAIAEARLAEQGGEVPIGCVIVSPEGEIIARGQNRVLRDSDPTAHAEIVALRQAGSALKNYRLTGCALYVTLEPCSMCAGAILHARIARLLYAAPDPKAGACGSVLSVMNHPQLNHRVEVLPGLLADECGEMLRSFFRARR, from the coding sequence GTGCCGGATGATCTTGAGTTCATGAACGCAGCCATTGCCGAAGCCCGCCTTGCCGAGCAGGGCGGCGAGGTTCCCATCGGCTGCGTCATCGTCTCCCCGGAAGGCGAGATTATCGCTCGCGGACAGAACCGTGTCCTGCGCGACAGCGATCCCACGGCCCATGCCGAGATCGTCGCCCTTCGTCAGGCCGGTAGCGCGCTCAAGAACTACCGCCTCACCGGCTGCGCGCTCTACGTCACGCTGGAGCCCTGCTCCATGTGCGCCGGCGCCATTCTGCACGCCCGCATCGCGCGTCTGCTCTATGCCGCGCCCGACCCCAAGGCCGGTGCCTGCGGGTCAGTGCTCTCGGTCATGAATCACCCGCAGCTCAATCACCGTGTAGAGGTCCTCCCCGGCCTGCTGGCGGACGAGTGCGGCGAGATGCTGCGTAGCTTCTTCCGGGCCCGCCGCTAA
- a CDS encoding cytochrome P460 family protein, with protein sequence MLRQLAFVAALAVTAAAQTTATSDAPTYTTDGKLNVPANYREWIYLTSGIDMTYTQPTSATNAPPAHSIFDNVFVNPTAYRSFLQTGTWPDKTTMILEVRTAENPVSINKTGHTQSANVLRTEVHVKDKNEWSFYVGGKPGGNPASLVPKTASCYTCHQAHGAVDTTFTQFYPTLLPIATDKKTLSKEYLAEQAEPAK encoded by the coding sequence ATGCTCCGCCAGCTTGCCTTTGTAGCCGCTCTCGCCGTCACCGCCGCAGCACAAACCACCGCCACCAGTGATGCGCCTACCTACACCACAGACGGCAAGCTGAATGTGCCCGCCAACTATCGCGAGTGGATCTACCTGACCAGCGGCATCGACATGACCTACACGCAGCCCACCAGCGCCACCAACGCTCCGCCTGCCCATTCCATTTTTGATAACGTCTTCGTCAATCCCACGGCCTACCGCAGCTTTTTGCAGACCGGTACATGGCCCGACAAGACGACCATGATCCTCGAAGTTCGCACTGCCGAGAACCCGGTCTCCATCAACAAAACCGGCCACACCCAAAGTGCCAACGTACTGCGCACCGAGGTCCACGTGAAGGACAAGAACGAGTGGTCCTTCTACGTTGGGGGCAAACCCGGTGGCAACCCGGCTTCGCTCGTCCCAAAGACCGCGAGCTGCTACACCTGCCACCAGGCCCACGGAGCGGTCGACACCACCTTCACGCAGTTCTACCCCACGCTGTTGCCCATCGCCACCGACAAAAAGACGCTCAGCAAGGAATACCTTGCCGAACAGGCCGAACCGGCAAAGTAG
- a CDS encoding phospholipase D-like domain-containing protein codes for MTTRLTLLLTTALLTGCNQLPTAAPTNIPAEIHYAPAENLEHLDIDLIGQARKTIDIDAYALTDLAVADALVSAASRGVKIRLYRDNTQTDGELARANKVKKSRSRNASDQEDMDDADDANSAILRLAKTPNVQVLVKHSRTLMHLKAYCVDGKFVRTGSANFSPTGEKRQDNDLIVLRDPASIQRFQQNFNTLWSRPDNESLPQ; via the coding sequence ATGACCACCCGTCTCACCCTGCTCCTTACCACAGCACTGCTCACCGGCTGCAACCAACTCCCCACCGCCGCACCGACCAACATCCCCGCGGAGATCCACTACGCCCCCGCCGAAAACCTCGAGCACCTCGACATCGACCTCATCGGCCAAGCGCGCAAGACCATCGACATCGACGCCTACGCGCTCACGGACCTTGCCGTAGCCGACGCACTCGTCTCCGCCGCCAGCCGTGGTGTGAAGATCCGCCTCTACCGTGACAACACGCAGACCGACGGCGAGTTGGCCCGCGCCAACAAGGTGAAAAAGTCCCGCTCCCGCAACGCCAGCGACCAGGAAGATATGGACGACGCCGATGATGCCAACTCCGCTATCCTCCGCCTTGCGAAGACGCCCAACGTGCAGGTACTCGTCAAACACTCCCGCACGCTCATGCACCTGAAGGCCTACTGCGTCGATGGCAAGTTCGTCCGCACCGGCTCGGCCAACTTCTCGCCAACGGGCGAAAAGCGGCAGGACAATGACCTCATCGTCCTGCGCGACCCGGCCAGCATCCAGCGCTTCCAGCAGAACTTCAACACCCTCTGGTCCCGCCCCGACAATGAATCCCTCCCGCAATAG
- a CDS encoding HD domain-containing protein produces MSWHESIAAYLHANAQPQHKYGHQPRLYALTQQIGEGLTYDDDIVFAACFLHDLGVFIGHRPEDEAALAKWDHVAYTCEKSPSILREAGFPEEKIPAVLDVIRQHQPHDDPQTLEATLVRDADILEQLGAIGITRTLAKLGSDTRFVTFTNARDSLKKSLDNLPAKIRLDRTRELAEPRIRTLTKFLMHLNEEAGDNLY; encoded by the coding sequence ATGAGCTGGCACGAATCCATAGCTGCGTATCTTCACGCCAACGCTCAGCCCCAGCACAAGTACGGCCACCAGCCCCGCCTCTACGCGCTCACACAGCAAATCGGCGAAGGCCTCACCTACGACGACGACATCGTCTTCGCTGCCTGCTTCCTGCATGACCTAGGTGTCTTCATCGGCCACCGTCCGGAAGACGAAGCGGCGCTCGCCAAATGGGACCACGTTGCTTACACCTGCGAGAAGTCTCCCTCTATTCTGCGCGAGGCCGGATTCCCCGAAGAGAAGATCCCCGCCGTCCTCGATGTCATCCGCCAGCACCAGCCACACGACGATCCGCAGACCCTCGAAGCCACCCTCGTCCGCGACGCCGACATCCTCGAACAGCTCGGTGCCATCGGCATCACGCGAACCCTCGCCAAACTCGGCTCCGACACGCGCTTCGTCACCTTTACCAACGCACGCGACTCACTGAAGAAGTCCCTCGACAACCTGCCCGCAAAGATCCGCCTTGACCGCACCCGCGAACTCGCCGAGCCCCGCATCCGCACTCTCACCAAGTTCCTGATGCACCTGAACGAAGAAGCCGGCGACAACCTGTACTAG
- a CDS encoding agmatine deiminase family protein, which yields MTTPSTHQYRMPAEWAPHTSTWIAWPHNAEDWPAKFQPIPWVYAEIVRHLSRVEDVNILVNDATAEKRATGILRRAGANLARLHFHHWRTDRVWLRDSGPIFIKKIADGSVKNPADEIALTNWKFNAWAKYDNYLNDDLIPGHVSKLYGMTSFEPKVGDHRLVLEGGSIDTNGAGILLTTEECLLSEVQQRNPGISREQLEQAFHDYLGIEKVIWLNRGCAGDDTHGHVDDISRFVGENTIVTAIEPNTHDENHLPLAENLERLHAARNLAGKPFEIKTLPMPSPVIFEGQRLPASYANFYIANGLVLVPTFNDKNDRIALNTLAECFPDREIVGIHCGDFIWGLGALHCMTQQEPA from the coding sequence ATGACGACTCCCAGCACCCACCAATACCGCATGCCCGCCGAATGGGCCCCCCACACCTCCACCTGGATCGCCTGGCCCCACAACGCCGAAGACTGGCCGGCCAAGTTCCAGCCCATCCCGTGGGTCTATGCCGAGATCGTCCGCCATCTCTCCCGCGTCGAGGACGTCAACATCCTCGTCAATGACGCCACCGCCGAAAAGCGCGCCACCGGCATCCTGCGCCGCGCCGGAGCCAACCTCGCACGCCTGCACTTCCACCACTGGCGCACCGACCGCGTCTGGCTCCGCGACTCCGGCCCCATCTTTATCAAGAAAATTGCTGACGGCTCTGTCAAGAACCCCGCTGATGAAATCGCCCTCACCAACTGGAAGTTCAACGCCTGGGCCAAGTACGACAACTACCTCAACGACGACCTGATCCCCGGCCACGTTTCGAAGCTCTACGGCATGACCAGCTTTGAGCCCAAGGTAGGCGACCACCGCCTCGTCCTTGAAGGCGGATCCATCGACACCAACGGCGCGGGCATCCTGCTCACGACCGAAGAGTGCCTCCTCTCCGAAGTCCAGCAGCGCAACCCCGGCATCTCCCGCGAACAGCTCGAACAGGCCTTCCACGACTATCTCGGCATCGAGAAGGTCATCTGGCTGAACCGCGGCTGCGCCGGAGACGACACCCACGGCCACGTCGACGACATCTCCCGCTTCGTGGGCGAGAACACCATCGTCACCGCCATCGAGCCCAACACCCACGACGAAAACCACCTGCCACTGGCCGAGAACCTGGAACGCCTGCACGCCGCCCGCAACCTCGCCGGCAAGCCGTTCGAGATTAAGACGCTGCCCATGCCCTCGCCCGTTATCTTTGAGGGCCAGCGCCTCCCGGCCAGCTACGCCAACTTCTACATCGCCAACGGCTTGGTGCTGGTGCCCACGTTCAACGACAAAAATGACCGCATCGCCCTCAACACCCTGGCCGAATGCTTCCCCGACCGCGAGATCGTCGGCATCCACTGCGGCGACTTCATCTGGGGCCTCGGAGCCCTGCATTGCATGACCCAGCAGGAACCGGCATGA
- a CDS encoding carbon-nitrogen hydrolase, translating to MKSTRTALIQMSCSASTDANLEKAANLVAEAAKEGAKLICLPELFRAQYFCQREDHALFSIAESIPGPSTERLSAVVREHKITLVASLFERRAPGLYHNTAAILDHAATTKDNIHGIYRKMHIPDDPLYYEKFYFTPGDLGFKAMETSAAHIGTLVCWDQWYPEGARITALQGANILFFPTAIGWHPSEKEEFGTAQYDAWQTIQRAHAIANGVFVCAVNRVGHEQGDVNDIKGPEGAGLEFWGGSFIADPFGRIIKQAAHDEEDILVADLDPKLVEVTRQHWPFLRDRRIDAYGGITSRFID from the coding sequence ATGAAGTCGACTCGCACAGCCCTTATCCAGATGTCCTGCTCGGCATCGACCGACGCCAACCTTGAGAAGGCCGCCAACCTCGTCGCAGAAGCCGCCAAAGAAGGCGCAAAGCTCATCTGCCTGCCGGAGCTTTTCCGCGCGCAGTACTTCTGCCAGCGCGAGGACCACGCCCTCTTCTCGATCGCCGAGTCCATTCCCGGCCCCTCGACCGAGCGTCTCAGCGCCGTCGTCCGCGAGCACAAGATAACCCTGGTCGCCTCGCTGTTTGAGCGCCGCGCCCCTGGCCTGTACCACAACACCGCCGCCATCCTGGACCACGCCGCCACCACAAAGGACAACATCCACGGCATCTACCGCAAGATGCACATCCCGGATGACCCCTTGTATTACGAGAAGTTCTACTTCACGCCGGGCGACCTGGGCTTCAAGGCCATGGAGACCTCCGCCGCTCACATCGGCACACTCGTCTGCTGGGACCAGTGGTACCCCGAAGGCGCACGCATCACCGCACTGCAGGGCGCGAACATCCTCTTCTTCCCCACCGCCATCGGCTGGCACCCCAGCGAGAAGGAAGAGTTCGGCACAGCGCAGTACGACGCCTGGCAGACCATCCAGCGCGCCCACGCCATTGCCAACGGCGTCTTTGTCTGTGCGGTCAACCGCGTCGGCCATGAGCAGGGAGATGTGAACGACATCAAGGGACCGGAAGGCGCAGGCCTCGAGTTCTGGGGTGGCAGCTTCATCGCCGATCCCTTCGGCCGCATTATCAAGCAGGCCGCGCACGACGAAGAAGACATCCTGGTAGCCGACCTCGACCCCAAACTCGTCGAAGTCACCCGCCAGCACTGGCCCTTCCTCCGCGACCGCCGCATCGACGCCTACGGCGGCATCACCAGCAGGTTTATCGACTAA